In Tenebrio molitor chromosome 8, icTenMoli1.1, whole genome shotgun sequence, a genomic segment contains:
- the LOC138137149 gene encoding micronuclear linker histone polyprotein-like isoform X4 codes for MNDWSKSNDSLSPQLNRHSRIVTLRDRSDLSEFSLDQGTSQTGSRLNNHHFDVIALHPNNEDNPNDVSSSEFLLDLANRPDQANNQTGGRLNNQRDHDFENTQVDPGNNNEDRVYEDMTFEQVEDTDLTPKESFIFMLGMLNRIEKYSETLIDGITCRNADFLLLTIFSGVHGKWYKNNIAMVKIVLIKSYSLFKSENLRRHIGNKPSQTQVHKDNNGSELKKLKKRGVKAKKKVVFRGKKVNQYSSTQAELNIDDEANIETLEERFGLDKSELRRSQYLQIKDKKDVFCDKIKKKSQHSNTQVEVNIDYDENTEIPEKIFSLDKLETRRSQRLQIKDEVLKSDNIQKHNGSLGIDDTPSQTQIHEVNNSSELKKLKKRCVKAKKKVVSNGKSDNQCSSTEVELNTDDQENTKPPEKSLGKSEPRRSQRLQIDAGATSTPLPERLNKSLSAKQRTVKRTSRSSCGISSKRGRNSGKASLNSTVPTSSQENVTLGTVVNKSRQSSQACKRLSKNPSRKRAKSLDLKSRNGKGGSGTQDASPVLEKTNTLASTSSTSLFDKRNLYSVDSWLDSFP; via the exons ATGAACGATTGGAGCAAATCGAACGATAGTCTGTCTCCCCAATTAAATCGCCACAGTCGTATTGTAACACTTCGCGACAGATCGGATTTAAGTGAATTTTCACTGGATCAAGGAACTTCTCAAACTGGTTCTCGATTAAATAATCATCACTTTGATGTCATAGCTCTTCACCCAAATAATGAAGACAACCCAAATGATGTATCTTCAAGTGAGTTTTTACTGGACCTGGCAAATCGTCCAGATCAAGCAAATAATCAAACTGGTGGTAGATTAAATAATCAAAGAGATCATGACTTCGAAAACACACAGGTTGATCCAGGTAACAACAATGAAGACCGTGTTTATGAAGATATGACTTTTGAACAAGTGGAAGATACAGATCTAACTCCAAAagaatcttttatttttatgctaggAATGCTGAATAGAATTGAAAAGTATTCAGAGACTTTAATTGATGGTATAACATGCAGAAATGCTGACTTCTTActgttaacaattttttcaggTGTTCATGGTAAATGGTACAAAAATAACATAGCAatggttaaaattgttttaataaaaagctacagtttatttaaaagtgaaaatcttAGAAGGCATATTGGTAACAAACCTTCACAAACACAGGTTCATAAAGATAATAATGGTTCAGaattgaagaaattaaaaaaaagaggtGTAAAAGCAAAGAAGAAAGTAGTTTTTAGAGGAAAAAAGGTTAACCAATATTCCAGTACACAAGCAGAATTAAATATAGATGATGAAGCAAATATTGAAACTCTAGAGGAGAGATTTGGTTTGGATAAATCAGAACTGAGGAGGTCACAGTATTTACAAATAAAGG ataaaaaaGATGTGTtttgtgataaaataaaaaagaagagTCAACATTCCAATACACAAGTGGAAGTAAATATAGATTATGATGAAAATACTGAAATTCCagagaaaatatttagtttGGATAAATTGGAAACTAGGAGGTCACAGCGCTTACAAATCAAGG atgaAGTATTGAAAAGTGATAATATTCAAAAACATAATGGTTCTCTTGGTATCGATGACACACCTTCACAAACACAGATTCATGAAGTTAATAATAGTtcagaattgaaaaaattaaaaaaaagatgtgtaaaagcaaagaaaaaagtagtttCTAATGGAAAAAGTGATAATCAATGTTCCAGTACAGAAGTAGAACTAAATACAGATGATCAAGAAAATACTAAACCTCCAGAGAAGAGTTTGGGTAAATCAGAACCAAGGAGGTCACAGCGTTTACAAATCGATG CAGGTGCAACATCTACACCATTACCAGAAAGATTAAATAAATCACTGAGTGCAAAGCAAAGAACAGTGAAAAGAACATCTAGGAGTTCATGTGGTATTTCCAGCAAGAGAG GTAGGAATAGTGGCAAGGCTTCCTTAAATTCTACAGTACCAACTTCATCACAAGAAAATGTCACTTTGGGCACTGTAGTAAATAAAAGTAGACAGAGTAGTCAAGCATGTAAAAGATTGTCCAAAAACCCATCTAGGAAAAGGGCCAAGAGTTTGGATTTGAAGTCTAGAAAtg GGAAGGGTGGTTCAGGAACACAAGATGCAAGTCCTGTGTTAGAAAAAACTAATACACTGGCATCAACAAGTTCCACATCTCTTTTTGACAAAAGAAACTTATACTCCGTTGATTCGTGGTTGGATTCTTTTCCCTGA
- the LOC138137149 gene encoding uncharacterized protein isoform X2 yields the protein MNDWSKSNDSLSPQLNRHSRIVTLRDRSDLSEFSLDQGTSQTGSRLNNHHFDVIALHPNNEDNPNDVSSSEFLLDLANRPDQANNQTGGRLNNQRDHDFENTQVDPGNNNEDRVYEDMTFEQVEDTDLTPKESFIFMLGMLNRIEKYSETLIDGITCRNADFLLLTIFSGVHGKWYKNNIAMVKIVLIKSYSLFKSENLRRHIGNKPSQTQVHKDNNGSELKKLKKRGVKAKKKVVFRGKKVNQYSSTQAELNIDDEANIETLEERFGLDKSELRRSQYLQIKDKKDVFCDKIKKKSQHSNTQVEVNIDYDENTEIPEKIFSLDKLETRRSQRLQIKDEVLKSDNIQKHNGSLGIDDTPSQTQIHEVNNSSELKKLKKRCVKAKKKVVSNGKSDNQCSSTEVELNTDDQENTKPPEKSLGKSEPRRSQRLQIDDREVFCDRLEYVDLKLAGATSTPLPERLNKSLSAKQRTVKRTSRSSCGISSKRGRNSGKASLNSTVPTSSQENVTLGTVVNKSRQSSQACKRLSKNPSRKRAKSLDLKSRNGKGGSGTQDASPVLEKTNTLASTSSTSLFDKRNLYSVDSWLDSFP from the exons ATGAACGATTGGAGCAAATCGAACGATAGTCTGTCTCCCCAATTAAATCGCCACAGTCGTATTGTAACACTTCGCGACAGATCGGATTTAAGTGAATTTTCACTGGATCAAGGAACTTCTCAAACTGGTTCTCGATTAAATAATCATCACTTTGATGTCATAGCTCTTCACCCAAATAATGAAGACAACCCAAATGATGTATCTTCAAGTGAGTTTTTACTGGACCTGGCAAATCGTCCAGATCAAGCAAATAATCAAACTGGTGGTAGATTAAATAATCAAAGAGATCATGACTTCGAAAACACACAGGTTGATCCAGGTAACAACAATGAAGACCGTGTTTATGAAGATATGACTTTTGAACAAGTGGAAGATACAGATCTAACTCCAAAagaatcttttatttttatgctaggAATGCTGAATAGAATTGAAAAGTATTCAGAGACTTTAATTGATGGTATAACATGCAGAAATGCTGACTTCTTActgttaacaattttttcaggTGTTCATGGTAAATGGTACAAAAATAACATAGCAatggttaaaattgttttaataaaaagctacagtttatttaaaagtgaaaatcttAGAAGGCATATTGGTAACAAACCTTCACAAACACAGGTTCATAAAGATAATAATGGTTCAGaattgaagaaattaaaaaaaagaggtGTAAAAGCAAAGAAGAAAGTAGTTTTTAGAGGAAAAAAGGTTAACCAATATTCCAGTACACAAGCAGAATTAAATATAGATGATGAAGCAAATATTGAAACTCTAGAGGAGAGATTTGGTTTGGATAAATCAGAACTGAGGAGGTCACAGTATTTACAAATAAAGG ataaaaaaGATGTGTtttgtgataaaataaaaaagaagagTCAACATTCCAATACACAAGTGGAAGTAAATATAGATTATGATGAAAATACTGAAATTCCagagaaaatatttagtttGGATAAATTGGAAACTAGGAGGTCACAGCGCTTACAAATCAAGG atgaAGTATTGAAAAGTGATAATATTCAAAAACATAATGGTTCTCTTGGTATCGATGACACACCTTCACAAACACAGATTCATGAAGTTAATAATAGTtcagaattgaaaaaattaaaaaaaagatgtgtaaaagcaaagaaaaaagtagtttCTAATGGAAAAAGTGATAATCAATGTTCCAGTACAGAAGTAGAACTAAATACAGATGATCAAGAAAATACTAAACCTCCAGAGAAGAGTTTGGGTAAATCAGAACCAAGGAGGTCACAGCGTTTACAAATCGATG ataGAGAAGTGTTTTGTGATAGGTTGGAATATGTTGATTTAAAATTAGCAGGTGCAACATCTACACCATTACCAGAAAGATTAAATAAATCACTGAGTGCAAAGCAAAGAACAGTGAAAAGAACATCTAGGAGTTCATGTGGTATTTCCAGCAAGAGAG GTAGGAATAGTGGCAAGGCTTCCTTAAATTCTACAGTACCAACTTCATCACAAGAAAATGTCACTTTGGGCACTGTAGTAAATAAAAGTAGACAGAGTAGTCAAGCATGTAAAAGATTGTCCAAAAACCCATCTAGGAAAAGGGCCAAGAGTTTGGATTTGAAGTCTAGAAAtg GGAAGGGTGGTTCAGGAACACAAGATGCAAGTCCTGTGTTAGAAAAAACTAATACACTGGCATCAACAAGTTCCACATCTCTTTTTGACAAAAGAAACTTATACTCCGTTGATTCGTGGTTGGATTCTTTTCCCTGA